Proteins encoded together in one Mycobacterium sp. MS1601 window:
- the pgsA gene encoding CDP-diacylglycerol--glycerol-3-phosphate 3-phosphatidyltransferase, with protein sequence MSDPSETPPAVRRVRVANIANILTGFRLVLVPVFLLVLFAGDGHETASRITAFVIFATAVITDHLDGYLARRYDLVTEFGKLADPIADKMLIGAALIGLSMLGDLPWWLTLIILFREIGVTVLRLAVIRHGVIPASRGGKLKTLVQAVAIGLFILPLSGAWHSGAWMIMWAALALTVLTGLDYAVSAVRGARARSAAR encoded by the coding sequence GTGTCGGACCCTTCAGAAACGCCGCCAGCGGTCCGGCGCGTAAGAGTCGCCAACATCGCGAATATCCTCACCGGATTCCGGTTGGTGCTCGTCCCGGTCTTCCTGCTGGTGCTCTTCGCCGGTGACGGTCACGAGACCGCCAGTCGGATAACCGCTTTCGTGATCTTCGCCACTGCCGTCATCACCGACCACCTGGACGGCTACCTGGCGCGCCGATACGACCTGGTGACGGAGTTCGGCAAGCTCGCCGACCCCATCGCCGACAAGATGCTGATCGGTGCGGCGCTGATCGGGCTCTCGATGCTGGGTGACCTGCCCTGGTGGCTGACGCTGATCATCCTCTTCCGCGAAATCGGCGTCACCGTGCTGCGGCTGGCCGTCATCCGCCACGGAGTCATCCCGGCCAGTCGCGGCGGGAAGCTGAAGACCCTGGTCCAGGCGGTGGCGATCGGTCTGTTCATCCTTCCGCTGTCCGGCGCCTGGCATTCGGGTGCATGGATGATCATGTGGGCGGCGCTGGCGCTGACGGTGCTCACCGGCCTCGACTATGCCGTCTCGGCGGTGCGGGGGGCTCGTGCCCGATCCGCTGCTCGTTGA
- a CDS encoding amino-acid N-acetyltransferase, with the protein MGGPCSRYSRPVDGLTVRRARTSDVPAIKHLVDTYAGKILLEKNLVTLYEAVQEFWVAERDGEIIGCGALHVLWSDLGEVRTVAVHPKVKGHGVGHQIVTQLLAVARELQLQRVFVLTFETEFFGRHGFTEIEGTPVTAEVYEEMCRSYDVGVAEFLDLSYVKPNILGNTRMLRIL; encoded by the coding sequence ATCGGCGGCCCTTGCAGCCGATACTCTCGTCCCGTGGACGGACTGACCGTACGCCGGGCGCGTACCTCGGATGTTCCGGCGATCAAACACCTGGTCGACACCTATGCCGGCAAGATCCTGCTGGAGAAGAACCTGGTCACGCTGTACGAGGCGGTCCAGGAATTCTGGGTGGCCGAACGCGACGGCGAGATCATCGGCTGCGGCGCGCTGCACGTACTGTGGTCGGATCTCGGCGAGGTCCGCACTGTCGCGGTGCATCCGAAGGTCAAGGGCCACGGCGTCGGGCATCAGATCGTCACACAGCTGCTGGCGGTGGCACGCGAGCTGCAGTTGCAGCGGGTGTTCGTGCTCACGTTCGAAACGGAATTCTTCGGCAGGCACGGGTTCACCGAAATCGAGGGCACCCCGGTGACGGCCGAGGTCTACGAGGAGATGTGCCGTTCCTACGATGTGGGTGTCGCGGAGTTCCTGGACCTGTCCTATGTGAAGCCGAACATCCTCGGCAACACCCGCATGCTGCGCATCCTCTAG
- a CDS encoding FtsK/SpoIIIE family DNA translocase: MASKTAARSGGKTSRSKAASRPARPAAPRKKAAARKPAKQGPGLVGGAGVAVGRASRAAWLMLAKGAGSTARSVGRAHDIEPGHRRDGVALALLGVAVIIAASSWFDAARPVGAWIDSALRTVVGGAVGVLPVLIAVIAVSLMRTEPNPDTRPRLILGALMIGLPVLGLWHVWSGAPSVPAERQQAAGFVGFAIGGPLSDGLTVWIAAPLLIMGVLFGLLLLTGTTIREVPATLHAMFSTRYQRDDDEYYDDAEYDDEDDQPVADADDFSDGYYDDPVHHGDESQVWPGGSPMDNYPLAEPIEDAPTAPEPVVAKPARKKPKAEPAPPPMPKQETLALDRVVEGPYNLPSLDLLIAGDPPKLKSAANEQMEDAITSVLTQFKVDARVTGCTRGPTVTRYEVELGPGVKVEKITALQRNIAYAVATESVRMLAPIPGKSAVGIEVPNTDREMVRLSDVLTAPSTRRDHHPLVIGLGKDIEGDFISANLAKMPHLLVAGSTGSGKSSFVNSMLVSLLARATPEEVRMILIDPKMVELTPYEGIPHLITPIITEPKKAAAALSWLVEEMEQRYQDMQASRVRHIDVFNEKVRTGEISAPLGSQRIYKPYPYILAIVDELADLMMTAPRDVEEAIVRITQKARAAGIHLVLATQRPSVDVVTGLIKTNVPSRLAFATSSLTDSRVILDQPGAEKLIGMGDGLFLPMGANKPIRMQGAFISDEEIHAVVSATKDQAEPEFVEGVTAAKAGEKKDVDPDIGDDLDVFLQAVELVVSSQFGSTSMLQRKLRVGFAKAGRLMDLMENRGIVGPSEGSKAREVLVKPDELAGTLMLIRGGSDAGGADADDEPDF; the protein is encoded by the coding sequence ATGGCAAGTAAGACCGCCGCGCGCTCCGGGGGAAAAACGAGCAGGTCAAAGGCCGCCTCGCGGCCGGCGCGCCCCGCTGCACCGCGCAAGAAGGCGGCCGCGCGCAAGCCGGCCAAACAGGGGCCGGGTCTGGTCGGGGGAGCCGGCGTCGCCGTCGGTCGGGCCTCCCGCGCAGCGTGGCTGATGCTGGCCAAGGGAGCCGGATCCACTGCCCGGTCGGTTGGCCGGGCCCACGACATCGAACCGGGCCACCGCCGCGACGGCGTCGCACTGGCACTGCTGGGCGTCGCCGTCATCATCGCCGCCAGCTCCTGGTTCGACGCCGCCCGACCCGTCGGTGCGTGGATCGACAGCGCGCTGCGAACCGTCGTCGGCGGAGCCGTCGGGGTGCTTCCTGTCCTGATCGCCGTGATCGCCGTAAGCCTCATGCGCACCGAACCCAATCCGGACACCCGGCCGCGCCTGATCCTCGGCGCACTGATGATCGGCCTGCCGGTCCTGGGGCTGTGGCACGTCTGGTCCGGAGCTCCCAGCGTCCCCGCCGAACGCCAGCAGGCGGCCGGCTTCGTCGGCTTCGCGATCGGCGGCCCGCTGTCGGACGGTCTGACGGTCTGGATAGCGGCGCCGCTGCTGATCATGGGTGTGCTGTTCGGACTGTTGTTGTTGACGGGCACCACCATTCGCGAGGTGCCCGCCACCCTGCACGCGATGTTCAGCACCCGCTACCAGCGCGACGACGACGAGTACTACGACGACGCCGAATACGATGACGAGGACGACCAGCCGGTCGCCGATGCCGACGACTTCTCCGACGGCTACTACGACGATCCGGTCCACCACGGCGACGAGTCGCAGGTCTGGCCGGGTGGGTCGCCGATGGACAACTACCCGCTGGCCGAGCCGATCGAGGACGCGCCAACGGCCCCCGAACCGGTGGTGGCCAAACCTGCCCGCAAGAAGCCCAAGGCCGAGCCGGCGCCCCCGCCGATGCCCAAGCAGGAGACACTGGCACTGGACCGCGTCGTCGAGGGCCCGTACAACCTGCCGTCGCTGGATCTGCTGATCGCCGGCGACCCGCCCAAGCTCAAGAGTGCGGCCAACGAGCAGATGGAAGACGCCATCACCTCGGTGCTGACGCAGTTCAAGGTCGACGCCCGCGTCACCGGCTGTACCCGCGGCCCCACTGTCACCCGCTACGAGGTGGAGCTCGGTCCCGGCGTCAAGGTCGAGAAGATCACCGCGCTGCAGCGCAACATCGCCTATGCCGTGGCCACCGAGAGCGTGCGCATGCTCGCGCCGATCCCGGGCAAGTCCGCCGTCGGTATCGAGGTGCCCAACACCGACCGCGAGATGGTCCGGCTCTCGGACGTGCTGACCGCCCCGTCCACCCGCCGCGATCACCACCCGCTGGTGATCGGCCTGGGCAAGGACATCGAGGGTGATTTCATCTCGGCCAACCTGGCCAAGATGCCGCACCTGCTGGTGGCCGGCTCCACCGGCTCCGGTAAGTCCAGCTTCGTCAACTCCATGTTGGTGTCGCTGCTGGCGCGGGCCACCCCGGAGGAGGTCAGGATGATCCTGATCGACCCGAAGATGGTGGAACTGACGCCGTATGAAGGCATCCCACACCTGATCACGCCCATCATCACCGAACCCAAGAAGGCCGCGGCCGCGCTGTCCTGGCTGGTCGAGGAGATGGAACAGCGCTATCAGGACATGCAGGCCTCACGGGTGCGCCACATCGACGTGTTCAACGAGAAGGTGCGCACCGGCGAGATCAGCGCCCCGCTGGGCAGCCAGCGCATCTACAAGCCGTACCCCTACATCTTGGCCATCGTCGACGAACTCGCCGACCTGATGATGACCGCGCCGCGCGACGTAGAAGAGGCGATCGTGCGGATCACCCAGAAAGCCCGTGCCGCGGGCATCCACCTGGTGCTGGCCACCCAGCGGCCGTCGGTGGACGTGGTGACCGGCCTGATCAAGACCAACGTGCCGTCGCGGCTGGCGTTCGCCACGTCGTCGCTGACCGACAGCCGCGTCATCCTGGACCAGCCGGGAGCCGAGAAGCTGATCGGGATGGGCGACGGGCTGTTCCTGCCGATGGGTGCCAACAAGCCCATCCGTATGCAGGGCGCGTTCATCTCCGACGAGGAGATCCACGCCGTCGTCTCCGCCACCAAGGACCAGGCCGAGCCCGAGTTCGTCGAGGGTGTCACCGCGGCAAAGGCCGGCGAGAAGAAGGACGTCGACCCCGATATCGGTGACGACCTCGACGTGTTCCTGCAGGCTGTCGAGCTCGTCGTGTCGTCGCAGTTCGGCTCGACCTCGATGCTGCAGCGCAAGCTACGCGTCGGGTTCGCCAAGGCCGGGCGTCTCATGGACCTGATGGAGAACCGCGGCATCGTCGGGCCGTCGGAAGGGTCCAAGGCGCGCGAGGTGCTGGTCAAGCCCGACGAACTGGCAGGCACCCTGATGCTGATCCGTGGCGGTTCGGACGCGGGCGGTGCCGACGCCGACGACGAGCCGGACTTCTAG
- a CDS encoding mycofactocin-coupled SDR family oxidoreductase, with amino-acid sequence MGTLDGKVAFITGAARGQGRAHALKLAAEGADIIAVDLCDQIASVPYPLATPDDLAATVKLVEDTGARIVATEADVRDRAALKSALWTGIEALGTPEIVVANAGIAPMAGKDAWQDVIDVNLTGVYHTVDVVMKPMIKAGKGGSIVLTSSVAGLVGLASPMAGSLGYAAAKHGIVGLMRVYANLLAPYSIRVNSVHPAGVNTPMIDNDFTRSWLEGLAQETQQGPDMTNALPVQTLEPEDVANAVFWLVSDTARYVTGVTLPVDAGYVNKR; translated from the coding sequence GTGGGCACCCTTGACGGCAAGGTTGCCTTCATCACCGGCGCCGCCCGGGGACAGGGCCGCGCACACGCGCTCAAGCTGGCCGCTGAGGGCGCCGACATCATCGCGGTGGACCTCTGCGACCAGATCGCCTCGGTCCCCTATCCCCTGGCCACCCCTGACGACCTGGCAGCCACCGTCAAACTCGTCGAGGACACCGGGGCACGCATCGTCGCCACCGAGGCCGACGTCCGCGATCGCGCGGCACTGAAGTCCGCGCTGTGGACAGGCATCGAAGCGCTCGGCACCCCGGAGATCGTCGTCGCCAACGCCGGCATCGCCCCGATGGCTGGCAAGGACGCCTGGCAGGACGTCATCGACGTCAACCTCACCGGCGTCTACCACACCGTCGACGTGGTGATGAAGCCGATGATCAAGGCGGGCAAGGGCGGGTCGATCGTGCTCACCAGCTCGGTGGCCGGACTCGTGGGCCTGGCATCACCGATGGCGGGCTCGCTGGGATACGCCGCCGCCAAACACGGCATCGTCGGACTGATGCGGGTGTATGCGAATCTGCTCGCGCCCTACAGCATCCGGGTCAATTCGGTGCATCCTGCCGGGGTGAACACCCCGATGATCGACAACGACTTCACCCGGAGCTGGCTCGAAGGATTGGCGCAGGAGACTCAGCAGGGCCCCGATATGACCAATGCCCTGCCGGTGCAGACACTCGAACCCGAGGATGTCGCCAATGCGGTGTTCTGGCTGGTGTCCGACACCGCCCGTTACGTCACGGGCGTGACGCTGCCGGTCGACGCCGGATACGTCAACAAACGCTGA